A region of Fibrobacter succinogenes subsp. succinogenes S85 DNA encodes the following proteins:
- a CDS encoding BspA family leucine-rich repeat surface protein, translating into MSGKVVVYSKQHLQRIIEKIIKEKGPKCDLNFIDVSRMTDMSGLFDHSCFDGDISQWDVSNVKNMNHMFYDSAFTGDISSWDVSNVTDMNYMFFGSNFNGDISRWNVSNVTNMNTMFSACSFTGDISGWDVSSVTDMDSLFAYSRFNGDISKWDVSNVRNMHSMFETSIFMGDISHWNVSNVTNMSSMFCRADFNGDISQWDVSNVTDMSHMFSGFWVNDDVSHFNGDISGWNVSNVKNMSYMFYYSLFTGDISRWNVSNVTDMRGMFCGSAFSGDISKWNISNVIRMTAMFVKSQFRGDITRWDASKVINMRNMFEESALEKENCLPTWYAERGARRSLDYSRPSYCTCCNFDFSRMF; encoded by the coding sequence ATGAGTGGAAAAGTCGTTGTGTACAGTAAGCAACATCTACAAAGAATTATTGAAAAGATAATCAAGGAAAAAGGTCCCAAGTGCGACTTGAATTTTATTGATGTATCGCGAATGACTGATATGAGTGGCTTGTTTGATCACTCATGCTTTGATGGCGATATCAGTCAATGGGACGTGTCGAATGTGAAAAATATGAACCATATGTTTTATGATTCTGCTTTTACCGGAGATATCAGCTCTTGGGATGTATCAAATGTTACTGACATGAACTACATGTTTTTTGGATCTAATTTTAATGGCGATATTAGTCGATGGAATGTATCGAACGTTACAAATATGAATACTATGTTTAGTGCTTGTTCCTTTACCGGCGATATTAGTGGGTGGGATGTATCAAGCGTTACGGATATGGATTCTCTTTTTGCTTATTCAAGATTCAATGGTGATATTAGCAAGTGGGATGTTTCAAATGTGAGAAATATGCACAGTATGTTTGAAACGAGCATTTTCATGGGCGATATTAGTCATTGGAATGTTTCAAATGTAACGAATATGAGTAGCATGTTTTGTAGAGCAGATTTTAATGGCGATATTAGTCAATGGGATGTGTCGAACGTTACGGATATGAGCCACATGTTTTCTGGTTTTTGGGTGAATGACGATGTTTCACATTTTAATGGCGACATCAGTGGATGGAACGTTTCAAATGTGAAAAATATGAGCTATATGTTTTATTATTCTCTTTTTACTGGCGATATCAGCCGGTGGAATGTTTCGAATGTTACTGATATGAGAGGTATGTTTTGTGGTTCTGCTTTTTCCGGCGATATTAGCAAATGGAATATTTCAAATGTGATACGCATGACGGCGATGTTTGTGAAATCTCAATTTAGAGGTGATATTACCCGGTGGGATGCTTCCAAGGTAATAAACATGAGAAACATGTTTGAAGAGTCCGCTTTGGAAAAAGAAAACTGTTTGCCTACTTGGTATGCGGAAAGAGGAGCGCGTAGGAGTTTGGATTATTCACGTCCAAGCTATTGCACCTGCTGTAATTTTGATTTCAGTCGGATGTTCTAA
- the nadB gene encoding L-aspartate oxidase, whose translation MYDILVLGAGISGLSAALHAAEKGFHVVILTKGAKPDGSSNYAQGGICSVTEKTDKFEFHVADTLEAGAGLCKKDSVKILVKNGPTTIKQLVKWGVQFTPSPEDKSQFDLHLEGGHSHHRILHAADLTGKEIMRALLCELHKQKNIDYLENCYIKDLICEGEGKNKRCVGAKIIHQKSGEVESIYAKATILSTGGAGRIWQYTVCPPDSCGDGMAIAARAGAALQDIEFMQFHPTSLYAPKFKKPFLISEAVRGFGGILKNDKGEEFMNQVHPLHSLAPRDIVARAIHSEMQRLGKDHMFIDLSGRTPKDIKSHFPHIYSKCMDAGIDITKEWIPVVPAAHYMCGGVLVDTWSRTEIKGLYACGEVAATGVHGANRLASNSLLESVVFAIRAVDDIEKSGITKDKFTAPKSKKETVSFAKAAYWRKRKKMLQDMMWTHCGIVRTVAGLNQGLKVIESLEADVAAAIKNKETENLHFLEFLNALQVSKMILIAALRRKESRGLHYILDYPNQDPKTKHQSIYLSDKK comes from the coding sequence ATGTACGATATTTTGGTTCTGGGTGCCGGCATTTCTGGATTGAGCGCAGCTCTCCACGCGGCAGAAAAAGGGTTCCACGTTGTCATTTTAACCAAAGGTGCAAAGCCGGACGGCTCATCGAACTACGCTCAAGGCGGTATCTGCTCTGTCACCGAAAAAACAGACAAATTTGAATTCCATGTGGCAGACACCCTCGAAGCAGGTGCAGGTCTTTGCAAAAAGGACTCCGTGAAAATTCTCGTGAAGAACGGTCCCACGACCATCAAGCAGCTCGTCAAGTGGGGCGTCCAGTTCACACCGTCGCCCGAAGACAAGTCGCAGTTTGACCTTCACCTTGAAGGCGGACACAGCCACCACCGCATTTTGCACGCCGCAGACCTCACCGGTAAAGAGATCATGCGCGCCCTCCTCTGTGAACTTCACAAGCAAAAGAACATTGACTACCTTGAAAACTGCTACATCAAGGACTTGATTTGCGAAGGCGAAGGCAAGAACAAGCGCTGCGTCGGTGCAAAAATTATCCACCAGAAATCCGGTGAAGTTGAAAGCATCTACGCCAAGGCAACCATCCTTTCGACAGGTGGTGCAGGCCGCATTTGGCAGTACACCGTCTGCCCGCCCGACAGCTGTGGCGACGGCATGGCGATTGCAGCCCGTGCAGGCGCAGCCCTCCAGGATATTGAGTTCATGCAGTTCCACCCGACTAGCTTGTACGCACCGAAGTTCAAGAAGCCGTTCCTCATCTCCGAAGCTGTGCGCGGTTTTGGCGGCATCCTCAAGAACGACAAGGGCGAAGAATTCATGAACCAGGTGCATCCGCTGCACTCCCTCGCCCCACGTGACATTGTCGCTCGCGCTATCCACAGCGAAATGCAGCGTCTCGGCAAGGACCACATGTTCATTGACCTTTCTGGCCGCACGCCGAAGGACATCAAGAGCCACTTCCCGCACATTTATTCTAAATGCATGGATGCAGGCATTGACATCACGAAGGAATGGATTCCAGTCGTCCCGGCAGCCCATTACATGTGCGGAGGCGTTCTCGTTGATACTTGGTCCCGCACCGAAATCAAGGGACTCTATGCTTGCGGCGAAGTTGCAGCAACAGGCGTTCACGGTGCAAACCGTCTTGCCTCGAACTCGCTTTTGGAAAGCGTAGTATTTGCCATCCGTGCCGTCGATGATATCGAAAAGAGCGGCATCACTAAGGACAAATTCACAGCACCCAAGTCCAAGAAAGAAACGGTCAGTTTTGCAAAGGCGGCCTACTGGCGCAAGCGCAAGAAGATGCTCCAGGACATGATGTGGACGCACTGCGGCATTGTCCGTACCGTTGCAGGCCTCAACCAAGGTCTCAAGGTTATTGAAAGCCTCGAAGCCGACGTTGCCGCCGCTATTAAGAACAAAGAAACTGAAAACTTGCACTTCCTTGAATTCCTGAACGCACTCCAGGTTTCCAAGATGATCCTCATCGCCGCCCTCCGTCGCAAGGAATCTCGCGGGCTCCACTACATCCTCGATTACCCCAATCAGGATCCGAAGACGAAGCACCAGAGCATTTACCTAAGCGACAAGAAGTAA
- the hisD gene encoding histidinol dehydrogenase, translated as MKIVKVTPKSQEIDRICGREVAPSKEIHDKVMDILADIKNGGYAKAVEYAQKFDGLKGKNLRVSEAEIKKSAAKCPPEMQRALKQAIKNVRDFHVNQMEDSWLMEGKDGVVLGQRIRPMKRVGLYVPGGAGIYPSTVIMNAVPAIVAGVKDIVVVTPIKGEINRAVAFVLCELGITEVYHIGGAQAIGMLAYGAKDGKGKVVVERVDKIVGPGNVFAAVAKKEVFGIVDIDMVAGPSEVLVLADNTCDPDFVAADLLSQAEHGSGFEAAICITDNMETAQMISECVDIQVENSPKRELLQKVLDNFGRILVVKDWFDGVAIANAIAPEHMEIMTDEAESMAAQIENAGAVFIGPWSSEPVGDYFAGPNHVLPTNGTGRFFSPLGVYDFLKRMSIIKYSEKAIKKNAKAIAVVANEEGFIHHAAAVLKRL; from the coding sequence ATGAAAATCGTAAAAGTCACTCCGAAGTCTCAAGAGATTGACAGAATTTGTGGTCGTGAAGTTGCTCCGAGCAAGGAAATTCACGACAAGGTCATGGACATTCTCGCCGATATCAAGAACGGCGGTTATGCGAAGGCTGTGGAATACGCCCAGAAGTTCGATGGCCTCAAGGGCAAGAACCTCCGCGTGTCCGAAGCCGAAATCAAGAAGTCTGCCGCCAAGTGCCCGCCCGAAATGCAGCGTGCGCTCAAGCAGGCTATCAAGAACGTCCGCGATTTCCACGTGAACCAGATGGAAGATTCCTGGCTCATGGAAGGCAAGGACGGCGTGGTTCTCGGTCAGCGTATTCGCCCGATGAAGCGCGTGGGGCTCTATGTTCCGGGTGGTGCTGGAATTTACCCGAGCACGGTCATTATGAATGCGGTTCCGGCCATTGTTGCTGGCGTCAAGGACATCGTTGTTGTGACTCCGATCAAGGGCGAAATCAACCGCGCTGTGGCTTTTGTGCTTTGCGAACTCGGCATTACCGAGGTCTATCACATCGGTGGCGCTCAGGCTATTGGCATGCTTGCTTATGGTGCCAAGGATGGCAAGGGCAAGGTTGTCGTGGAACGTGTTGACAAGATTGTGGGCCCGGGTAACGTCTTTGCCGCAGTCGCTAAGAAGGAAGTTTTTGGCATTGTCGATATCGACATGGTGGCAGGCCCGTCCGAAGTGCTCGTGCTTGCAGACAATACCTGCGATCCGGACTTTGTCGCCGCCGACCTTTTGAGCCAGGCGGAACACGGTTCCGGTTTTGAAGCTGCCATCTGCATTACGGACAACATGGAAACCGCACAGATGATTAGCGAATGCGTGGACATCCAGGTGGAAAATTCCCCCAAACGCGAATTGCTCCAAAAGGTGCTCGACAACTTTGGTCGCATCCTCGTGGTGAAGGACTGGTTCGACGGTGTAGCGATTGCTAATGCCATTGCTCCGGAACACATGGAAATCATGACCGATGAAGCCGAATCTATGGCAGCCCAGATCGAAAATGCGGGTGCCGTGTTTATCGGTCCGTGGTCTTCTGAACCGGTGGGTGACTACTTTGCTGGCCCCAACCACGTTCTCCCCACGAATGGCACGGGTCGCTTCTTCAGCCCGCTCGGCGTCTATGACTTCCTCAAGCGCATGAGCATCATCAAGTACTCCGAAAAGGCTATCAAGAAGAACGCAAAGGCAATTGCTGTCGTGGCAAATGAAGAAGGCTTCATCCACCACGCCGCTGCAGTCCTCAAGAGACTCTAA
- a CDS encoding serine/threonine-protein kinase: MEEVKATQSRKKVKDQLPSKIGGYKPIQALNSGAMGSLWLCRDPSLDRLVVAKRLNTNLNQQDIYIKRFLQEGSILAHLNHPNILQPYALWKDSDGNYTMSMEYIQGSSLKDLLLKNKRPPIWVVETILYELLSALSHAHRNGVTHRDLKPANMMIDKDGRVRLLDFGIAHTDTPLEIGKELTQTGCIIGTAAYMSPEQIMGQKVNYASDIFSVGIIASEMLIGENLFRGKDFEETRENILKMKFKLEVFPDDVPKPLRKFVLKLLNKRPSKRPSSACDAANELADIMKEYPRDMTPYIAEWADTVNEDQPIESVISPKPQKTTFKYGIGFILGVIVTAMVFLTIQLAV, encoded by the coding sequence ATGGAAGAGGTCAAGGCAACACAGTCCAGGAAGAAAGTCAAAGATCAGCTCCCGTCTAAAATTGGCGGATACAAACCTATACAAGCGCTCAATAGCGGAGCCATGGGTAGCCTATGGCTTTGTCGGGATCCTTCTCTCGACCGACTCGTCGTTGCCAAGAGGCTCAACACCAACTTGAACCAACAGGACATCTATATCAAGAGATTCCTGCAAGAAGGGAGCATCCTCGCCCACCTGAACCACCCGAATATTCTCCAGCCGTATGCCCTCTGGAAAGACAGTGACGGCAACTACACGATGTCAATGGAGTACATACAAGGTTCAAGTCTCAAGGACTTGCTGTTGAAAAACAAGCGACCGCCCATCTGGGTTGTCGAAACCATTTTGTACGAACTCTTGAGCGCACTCAGCCACGCTCACCGAAACGGCGTGACCCACCGCGACCTGAAGCCCGCCAACATGATGATTGACAAGGACGGACGCGTTCGTCTCCTGGACTTTGGTATCGCCCACACGGATACCCCGCTCGAAATTGGCAAGGAACTCACGCAGACCGGTTGCATCATCGGCACCGCCGCCTACATGAGCCCAGAACAAATCATGGGGCAAAAAGTCAATTACGCAAGCGATATCTTTAGCGTAGGCATCATCGCTAGCGAAATGCTCATCGGCGAAAATCTTTTCCGCGGCAAGGACTTCGAAGAAACGCGCGAAAACATCCTCAAGATGAAGTTCAAGCTCGAAGTCTTCCCGGACGATGTTCCAAAGCCGCTCCGCAAGTTCGTGTTGAAGCTCCTCAACAAACGTCCCAGCAAGCGCCCTTCTTCGGCCTGCGATGCAGCGAACGAGCTTGCCGATATCATGAAAGAATACCCACGCGACATGACTCCCTACATCGCCGAATGGGCAGATACGGTAAACGAAGACCAGCCAATCGAATCCGTCATATCGCCTAAACCGCAAAAAACTACATTTAAGTATGGAATAGGATTTATACTTGGAGTGATTGTAACTGCGATGGTTTTCTTGACCATTCAGTTAGCGGTTTAG
- a CDS encoding DUF5662 family protein produces MFHPIRHFITITKHRNEVIRLCIKAGIGLQGLFHDLSKYSPTEFIPGAKYYTGKESPNNGERRETGYSLAWMHHKGRNKHHFEFWYDYDMKTKKIVPMDMPDRYIKEMFCDRVAASKTYNKKSYTQEAPLLYLTKSTAHEKMTETTYKKLLFLLKKLAKDGEKETLRFMRHCKELPTE; encoded by the coding sequence ATGTTCCATCCGATTCGTCATTTCATTACGATTACCAAGCACAGGAACGAAGTGATTCGGCTTTGTATCAAGGCTGGTATCGGGTTGCAGGGGCTGTTCCACGATTTGTCGAAGTACAGCCCTACCGAATTTATTCCTGGAGCCAAGTATTACACGGGCAAGGAATCGCCAAATAACGGCGAACGCCGCGAAACAGGCTACAGTCTTGCATGGATGCACCACAAGGGGCGCAACAAGCACCATTTTGAATTTTGGTACGATTACGACATGAAAACAAAGAAAATCGTGCCGATGGACATGCCGGACCGCTACATCAAGGAGATGTTCTGCGACCGCGTGGCTGCCTCCAAGACGTACAACAAGAAAAGCTACACGCAAGAGGCCCCGCTCCTGTATTTGACGAAAAGCACCGCGCATGAGAAGATGACGGAAACGACTTACAAGAAGTTACTGTTCCTACTCAAGAAACTCGCAAAGGATGGCGAAAAAGAAACGCTTAGGTTTATGCGGCATTGCAAGGAACTGCCGACGGAATAA
- a CDS encoding ADP-ribosylglycohydrolase family protein, with protein MIGAIIGDTVGSIYEFENYKAKDFELFPDGVSPTDDSILSFATADWIMRGGEAWKYYVAYASKYECPVGGYGGGFTRYVAKARRDGFGTPYDSCGNGSAMRISPVGWAFNTKEEVLAKAKESAECTHNHPEGIKGAQATALAIFMARMGASKDEIKTTIESEFGYDLNFTIDELRPEYSWSYPGAALCQGTVPQAIRCVLEATDYEDAIRNAVSLGGDSDTLACIAGGIAEAVFGVPQKIYKVGMNILKYYFPEPHKLVTEFEKKYGNRIFQ; from the coding sequence ATGATCGGAGCAATTATCGGCGATACCGTCGGTTCCATTTACGAATTCGAAAACTACAAAGCTAAGGATTTTGAGCTGTTCCCTGATGGGGTCTCACCCACAGACGATAGCATTCTCTCGTTTGCTACGGCGGACTGGATTATGCGCGGGGGCGAAGCATGGAAGTATTACGTCGCATACGCAAGCAAGTACGAATGCCCTGTCGGCGGTTACGGCGGAGGGTTCACCAGATATGTCGCCAAGGCACGCCGCGACGGCTTTGGCACACCATACGACAGCTGCGGTAACGGTTCTGCCATGCGCATTTCGCCGGTGGGTTGGGCGTTCAACACCAAGGAAGAGGTGCTCGCCAAGGCCAAGGAATCTGCCGAATGCACGCACAACCATCCCGAAGGAATCAAGGGAGCGCAGGCGACAGCTCTTGCGATTTTCATGGCACGCATGGGTGCGAGCAAAGACGAAATCAAGACGACCATTGAGAGCGAATTCGGCTACGATCTGAATTTCACGATTGACGAACTGCGTCCGGAATATAGCTGGTCTTATCCGGGAGCGGCACTTTGCCAAGGGACGGTTCCGCAAGCCATCCGCTGCGTCTTGGAAGCGACGGACTACGAAGATGCCATCAGAAACGCAGTATCCCTCGGCGGGGATAGCGATACGCTCGCCTGCATTGCGGGTGGCATAGCCGAAGCGGTTTTTGGCGTTCCGCAAAAAATCTATAAAGTAGGCATGAACATTCTCAAGTACTACTTCCCGGAACCGCACAAGCTCGTGACGGAATTTGAGAAGAAGTACGGGAACCGGATTTTTCAATAA
- a CDS encoding peptidylprolyl isomerase, with amino-acid sequence MLTWINEKAKWVIVIFAAGIAIGLLAMDRVPDQGRSYPIGIVNDTKISYTDFDSRVKMIVQNQYQNQHLDDEQYSQLRAQVFSSFVRQALFAEQYEKAELSASVAELKNEFKRNSDAVRARLVQEAQARLYAIQQQATSQEDLIQRSQAYLASLPKFLTDTTFNKADYDAWIETPAAYRWSAMLSLEDEMKNNSIPARQLQTLVGASVHPTSLEAKWSVERRMTDYELQVAVAPSSAFVVDSNSVDSVMVAGYFNAHIDSFFVQKDAAQFQYVSIPVEATAGDDASIREYAMTLYYQLTDSSSTTTFEDMARVSSEDPGSAEKGGILSEDFVGRGSYVKPFEEAAFALDSGKISEPVRSQFGYHIIKSYGNVKNAKGEVEKVKVGHILLTVTASSNTIDSLEKILTNIKKDVDAGSDLLTEAQARGLEVKTSEWVSRDGNIGAFGYLKGLASFAWPNENLPKEESEISGVLRNNKWVVIAKKIGSFTAGERSLPLYYNDIKETLLKQKAGKAAEAYLSSVAAQVKEWNPADTAAKIEKVELETKNASVDGFVPGFGYGNAQIARVVGKAKAGEWTAPVVAENGAVMVKVVSKKTPKVEEVEEAIKQDVDNSYRFGVMTAFNDYVTSLEASTPVKSNLDLFYRD; translated from the coding sequence ATGTTAACGTGGATTAATGAAAAAGCCAAGTGGGTAATTGTGATCTTTGCCGCCGGTATCGCCATCGGTCTTCTCGCCATGGACCGTGTTCCGGATCAGGGACGTAGCTATCCTATCGGCATTGTCAACGACACCAAGATTTCTTACACGGACTTTGATTCTCGCGTGAAGATGATCGTGCAGAATCAGTACCAGAACCAGCACTTGGACGACGAACAGTACTCCCAGCTCCGCGCTCAGGTGTTCTCCAGCTTCGTTCGTCAGGCTCTCTTTGCTGAACAGTACGAAAAGGCCGAACTGAGTGCCTCGGTTGCCGAACTCAAGAACGAGTTCAAGCGCAATTCCGATGCTGTCCGTGCTCGCTTGGTCCAGGAAGCTCAGGCTCGCCTCTATGCTATCCAGCAGCAGGCAACTTCTCAGGAAGACCTGATCCAGCGCTCTCAGGCATACCTCGCTTCTCTCCCGAAGTTCCTCACGGACACGACTTTCAACAAGGCTGATTACGATGCTTGGATTGAAACTCCGGCCGCTTACCGCTGGAGCGCAATGCTCTCGCTCGAAGACGAAATGAAGAACAACTCCATTCCGGCTCGTCAGCTCCAGACCTTGGTCGGCGCTTCTGTCCATCCGACTTCTCTCGAAGCCAAGTGGAGTGTTGAACGCCGCATGACGGACTACGAACTGCAGGTGGCGGTCGCCCCGAGTTCTGCATTTGTTGTGGATAGCAACTCTGTGGATAGCGTCATGGTCGCTGGCTACTTCAACGCCCACATCGATAGCTTCTTTGTCCAGAAGGATGCTGCTCAGTTCCAGTATGTTTCTATTCCGGTTGAAGCTACGGCAGGTGATGACGCTAGCATCCGTGAATACGCTATGACTCTTTACTACCAGCTCACGGATTCCTCTTCTACGACGACGTTCGAAGACATGGCTCGCGTTTCTTCCGAAGACCCGGGCAGCGCCGAAAAGGGCGGCATCTTGAGCGAAGATTTCGTTGGCCGTGGCTCTTATGTGAAGCCGTTTGAAGAAGCTGCTTTTGCTCTTGATTCTGGTAAGATTTCTGAACCGGTCCGTTCTCAGTTCGGTTACCACATCATCAAGTCTTACGGCAACGTGAAGAATGCTAAGGGTGAAGTTGAAAAGGTCAAGGTTGGCCACATCCTCCTCACTGTTACCGCTTCTTCCAATACTATTGATAGCCTTGAAAAGATTCTCACCAACATCAAGAAGGATGTTGATGCAGGTTCTGACTTGCTCACCGAAGCTCAGGCTCGCGGTCTCGAAGTCAAGACTTCCGAATGGGTTTCTCGCGATGGCAACATCGGTGCATTTGGCTACCTCAAGGGTCTCGCTTCTTTCGCTTGGCCGAACGAAAACCTCCCGAAGGAAGAAAGCGAAATCTCTGGCGTGCTCAGAAACAACAAGTGGGTTGTCATTGCCAAGAAGATTGGTTCCTTCACGGCTGGCGAACGTAGCCTCCCGCTCTACTACAACGACATCAAGGAAACGCTCCTCAAGCAGAAGGCTGGCAAGGCTGCTGAAGCTTACTTGAGCTCTGTCGCCGCTCAGGTCAAGGAATGGAACCCGGCTGATACGGCTGCCAAGATTGAAAAGGTTGAACTCGAAACCAAGAACGCTTCTGTGGATGGCTTTGTTCCGGGCTTCGGCTACGGCAATGCTCAGATTGCACGCGTTGTCGGCAAGGCTAAGGCCGGTGAATGGACTGCTCCGGTTGTCGCTGAAAACGGCGCCGTGATGGTCAAGGTCGTTTCCAAGAAGACTCCGAAGGTTGAAGAAGTTGAAGAAGCCATCAAGCAGGATGTAGACAACTCCTACCGCTTTGGCGTGATGACTGCTTTCAACGACTACGTGACTTCTCTTGAAGCTTCTACGCCGGTCAAGAGCAACCTCGACCTCTTCTACAGAGACTAA
- a CDS encoding CvfB family protein, which produces MELGRINRARVESITPQGYYLELETGGSVLLPGNRNKFTLVEGEIIDVFVYTDSEDRPIATLDKPLAQVGEFAVLTVKEVNRVGAFLDWGLNKDLFLPFKQQLGELQKGDRCVVFVLEDEKSGRIIATEKIKSFIDPDTNDLHIGQRVELAAYEVTPDYVDCLVDYRYTGRLMMTPGMERIYIGDTMPGFIQRFTSDGKITLNLTPIGYKGVMKSESPNAVMQKLEAAGGFLPYGDHTDPETIRREFGMSKKTFKKIIGTLFREEKIVITEDGIRAV; this is translated from the coding sequence ATGGAACTTGGAAGAATTAACCGCGCACGCGTTGAATCAATCACGCCACAGGGTTATTACCTAGAACTCGAAACAGGCGGAAGCGTGCTCCTCCCCGGCAACCGCAACAAATTCACACTCGTCGAAGGCGAAATCATTGACGTGTTCGTTTACACGGACTCCGAAGACCGCCCGATCGCAACGCTTGACAAGCCGCTCGCCCAGGTAGGCGAATTTGCAGTACTCACCGTCAAGGAAGTCAACCGCGTTGGCGCATTCTTGGATTGGGGGCTCAACAAGGACTTGTTCCTCCCCTTCAAGCAGCAACTTGGCGAATTGCAGAAAGGCGACCGCTGCGTTGTCTTTGTGCTCGAAGACGAAAAGAGCGGACGCATCATTGCCACCGAAAAAATCAAGAGCTTTATCGATCCGGACACGAACGACTTGCATATCGGCCAGCGCGTAGAACTCGCCGCTTACGAAGTCACGCCTGATTACGTTGATTGCCTCGTGGATTACCGCTACACAGGTCGCCTCATGATGACGCCCGGTATGGAACGCATCTACATCGGCGATACGATGCCCGGATTCATCCAGCGCTTCACAAGCGACGGAAAAATCACACTCAACTTGACTCCGATTGGCTACAAGGGCGTGATGAAGAGCGAAAGCCCCAATGCGGTCATGCAAAAGCTCGAAGCTGCCGGCGGATTCCTCCCCTACGGCGACCACACCGATCCAGAAACTATCCGTCGTGAATTCGGAATGTCCAAGAAGACGTTCAAGAAGATTATCGGGACGCTTTTCCGCGAAGAAAAAATCGTGATCACCGAAGACGGAATTCGCGCAGTTTAA
- a CDS encoding OmpA family protein — MRMISRIAFSAIVAVSFASAGKLAPNKTHAVLNVTYTNEENVPHAKKKLTFVGQNKGKKVVITTDVYGEASFHIPREDSYTILCESLTGPFECGETPYVSRTASTGGISVVFDDTRSELTGVTFKAGSAELVPSSLKTLNAAIAGLKRNPKAKIEVEGHTSSDGSAELNQQLSEDRANSVRNYMIEQGIDADRVTAVGYGPSRPKGDNSTEAGRRANRRIELKVLNADEVNF, encoded by the coding sequence ATGAGAATGATTTCCCGCATTGCATTTTCGGCAATAGTGGCAGTTTCTTTTGCATCTGCCGGCAAGCTTGCACCGAACAAGACGCACGCCGTGCTGAACGTGACTTACACGAACGAAGAAAACGTTCCGCATGCCAAGAAAAAGCTCACGTTTGTGGGGCAGAACAAGGGAAAGAAGGTGGTTATCACGACGGACGTGTATGGCGAAGCTAGCTTCCATATCCCGCGTGAAGATTCTTACACGATTCTCTGCGAAAGCTTGACGGGACCGTTCGAATGCGGCGAAACTCCGTATGTTTCTCGCACGGCAAGCACGGGTGGAATTTCGGTCGTTTTTGACGATACTCGTTCCGAACTTACGGGTGTGACGTTTAAGGCGGGCAGTGCAGAACTTGTGCCGAGCTCCTTGAAGACTCTCAATGCCGCGATTGCAGGGCTCAAGCGCAATCCGAAGGCCAAGATTGAAGTGGAAGGACATACGAGTAGCGATGGTTCCGCTGAACTCAACCAGCAGCTTTCCGAAGACCGCGCAAACAGTGTCCGCAATTACATGATTGAACAGGGCATTGACGCCGACCGCGTGACTGCTGTGGGCTACGGCCCGAGCCGCCCGAAGGGTGACAACTCGACAGAAGCGGGTCGCCGTGCCAACCGTCGCATTGAGCTTAAAGTGCTCAACGCCGATGAAGTGAATTTCTAA
- a CDS encoding CvpA family protein, which translates to MNWIDIACAACLLVFGIIGLWRGLLSSVFRLCAWVAAILGAYFAQGLLGDFFIHNFAFSDFTAHLICTCIGFLVPFLLFSLIGHIVGDSIKNTIVGKTNRILGMLFGIIKAVLVCFVLLTILHLLPVEGNLKNLRNNAIAYSVYKSSLKTMGYSSNEVDLRKLATEKASELTKSFTDKAINSTEQAADSAKAAVKNAADSVTTKVTETAEKAKDAAIAAKDAAIKTFENGKSSASKDSSNTKR; encoded by the coding sequence ATGAATTGGATTGATATAGCATGCGCAGCTTGCCTGCTCGTATTCGGCATCATCGGGCTTTGGCGCGGTCTGTTGAGCAGCGTTTTCAGGCTTTGTGCATGGGTGGCAGCAATTTTGGGCGCTTATTTTGCCCAGGGGCTACTCGGTGATTTTTTCATCCATAATTTTGCATTCAGCGATTTCACAGCTCACCTCATCTGCACCTGCATCGGCTTTCTTGTTCCCTTCCTGTTGTTTTCACTTATCGGACACATTGTCGGTGATTCTATCAAGAACACCATCGTCGGAAAGACAAATCGCATTTTAGGCATGTTGTTCGGAATCATCAAGGCCGTTCTTGTCTGCTTTGTATTGCTCACCATTTTGCACTTGCTACCCGTCGAAGGGAACCTCAAGAACCTGCGCAACAACGCTATTGCCTACAGCGTCTACAAGTCTTCGCTCAAGACCATGGGGTATTCTTCCAATGAAGTTGACCTCCGTAAGTTGGCCACAGAAAAAGCAAGCGAGCTCACCAAGTCGTTTACAGACAAAGCAATAAATTCGACAGAGCAAGCAGCGGATAGCGCCAAAGCAGCCGTCAAGAATGCGGCAGACAGCGTTACGACTAAAGTCACAGAGACAGCCGAAAAAGCAAAAGATGCAGCCATAGCCGCAAAGGACGCTGCTATAAAGACTTTTGAAAACGGCAAGTCCAGCGCATCCAAGGATTCAAGCAATACAAAGCGCTAA